The following DNA comes from Chelmon rostratus isolate fCheRos1 chromosome 20, fCheRos1.pri, whole genome shotgun sequence.
AGTGAAAGCAAACTTTTCTCAGAGGTTGTAAAATTTGAAAAGATCTATCTGAAATGTCAAATAGTTTATGTCCACAATGACGAATTTACTCTCCTTCAAGATGATGACAAATGTAAGCAAAAGATTATCCAAGAATTTTTATAGCATAATTACCCAcataattaatcatttcagttatACCTTTAATTTAAGGGGCGACTGAAGCGTCTCTGCAGGGAGACTTGCAGCATTTCTTTCAAAGGCACAGCGCAGTGGCTCTTCAAATCCAGAGTTATTAGACCACTTGACCCTCCttcagttgttttctttatctctctgtctgcaaAAGAGTAATTAGGAGAGCTGTTCATTAATTACACATGTGAGTCCATGGCCAGACATCAGAGCCCGGGCAGGTGACTGTATCTGTCAACGGAATCCAATTTTGCCAACTCGCGCAACGTTCGTGATTTGTTCAATCAAGACGTCACGGACAATTTGTCTGGCGTGCCTCGTCCCTCGGCCACCTCCGAGCTCTTCGCAGAAAAGAAAATTAGAGTATCCGTCAGCCGTCCCAAAGGGTCCTGCCTTTGGGAGATGtagcatcctcctcctctgttgacAGACCTGGCGCCTGCCTCACTTGTCACTGTaattagttttgttttgctaCCATTGTGCTCAGCAGTCCTGCTTTATTGCTGCGTAGCTGTGTCGGGGCTCATTCCCCAGTGTTGTATTAAAGTAGGCTGTGTTTAAAAGCcctgacatgaagaaaaaaaaacactctcctCAAGCATTGATTTCTCCTGCTCTCAACAGCTTGTAATAAGCAAACATACTTCTTGTGTCCAGCTCTCCTCttatttgtgtctttctgcAAAACAACAATTACAGGCCAGTGTTCCATTGATGAATCACGCATGGGTTTAAATAAGGTGGATAATGCTGCTTGTCAGCTCAGTGTGAATGAAAGAGGTCATGAGGGGCCTTGACCCATCATGGATGGGAGAgctcagcagcagtgttgttttATCAGTCCACACATGGTCTCTCTGGAGGAACTTATCTGTGTGCACAGGACTTTAGGACATGGAATAGAACAAAAAACGAGGTAGTTAGAGCGCTGCACAGGTGAGCAAAGGATATCTAGGGCATCATCTGTGCACTGACATACCTCAAGGACTTATGGACTTAACTCATATTACATGGTTGATTGAGACTGATCTCTCTGAAAAGTGTGTTCAGACGTATTGCTATATTTAGAGGCATATAAAGCAAATCAAGTCAATGCAAAGATGCAAATTTGAAGACATGTGTATTGACATGAGGACGATTGTGTGCATTTTGAGATCGGTCCGAAACACTTTCaggcaaacacatacacacaggcagtctccacacacgcacgcacgcacgcacacacacacacacacacacacacacgcacacacacacacacacacacacgcacacacactcgatTCATAGGTTGCTAACTAGCTGCAGCTAATGTGTGGTTAACACATCACCTGTTTATGGCAAGATAACACAGACTGCACAAGCATATAACGCAAGGcaaacatttctgtgttcaGTCTCAACATGTTGACAAATGATGGTGTTTTTGGGGTTATTACATTCTGGAAATCATGACATTTTACTTCTGCCAGGCCTCTTTGCTGCCTATGAGGATCATTTGATCATCATGCATATTGGCATTCAGGATGGTGTTATGCAGTGGTTTGCCATGTAGCACAAGGACTGATCATCTTTCTGTGGAGTACCACAAGGCTCAAGTTTAGGTTCTCtatctttctgttctgttctgtttgttttctctctgtacaTTAAGATTTGTCAGTTTCAATGCAAGAAAAATCCAGATTCCACATCCAAATAGTCccaaaaatataaaagatgaCGTGGATTTGATGTTTCCTTCATGGAACTATATTTCTCTAAAACCTCTGAGGTCCATCAAAGCATTGTAAAACCCATTACTGTTGACATCCTTGAAGGGGGAAGGTAAAAAGTATGAGACCATGTATGATTGTTGAACATCTTGTTGCAAAACCACATACAAGCGTTTCCACTTTCCACTCTTAGAAAGGCTTCCCACCAGATTTTGGAGCCACAAGACCTTTAGTGAAGTCACAGAGGTGTTTGATGGGGTTGttgtcagggctctgtgcaggttAGTCAGGTAAACCGTGTTTAAACCAGAAAGGGTCTATCCCAAACAGTTGTCACGACGTTGTAAGCATACTATTACCTAAAAGTATTTAAACAAATATAACTGAATGCTGTTGCATTAAGATTTCCCTTAATCAGAACTAAGGGGCCTACCCAAAACCACATGTTTGTGTATACTGAATATCAGGGTCTTGATGAATTACACAACCTCTGGGAGCTACAGCAATCATCCCTCCTGTGATGTCAAGTCCACACCATATAGAGCCTCCATACTGTCTCGCCCACCTAAATCCTACATTTTCAAAGTTCAAGTGTTCGttgaaacattttccttttatttatttattcattttttatcatttcaacCAGCTCACTCGCAGCCTCTTCACTCAGCCCTGCTTGTGAACCACTTCAATCCACAAGCTTTAGTTTGCTCTGCCTCCAGTCCACTCCTCTGACACGCAGGTATCACATCCTCCGACTGCAATAACAACAGGAATGAACTGACTGGCAAGTGGCAGCTGTGCTCTGGCCGCTCCTCCGGCCTAACCTGATTCACAGCAGCCCATAATGGCTTTTACTCCCAAGGCCCCAGCGTCACCAATACCACACACATGTTGCGGGTTCATTTATAACCGAGGACAGCCTTTTAGTAATCAGATAGTGGTTCGATAAACGCTGAACTGCTGACTCCCTCGAGGAAGGCTTCTGAAGGGCGATTTACCACCTCAGTGCTGATGTGATGTCTATCCTCTGTTggctctttgtgtctgtgtttggggGTGTGggggttctgtgtgtgtgtgtgtgtgtgtgtgtgtgtgtgtgtgtgtgtgtgtgtgtgtgtgtgtgtgtgtgtgtgtgtgtttccagtccTTTGAAAAGACATAGACAGTGTGTGACGGCAGAACAGACCCAGCATCCCCTTTGGCTTACccggaagaaaaaaaaagtgcctgCCTGCTTCTCTGTTCAATGACAACACAATCTACACCTTTGAAAAGACATAGCAAAGTATAATGGCATCTATGACATGTccatacaaataaacatttcctCACCCTTAACTGCCAACGGAAGCAACACAATAGCGATTATTTCTTGAAAGCGTTTCCATTTGCCGCTTCTAAACACTGCATCTGGTGGGCCTTAGTGGGTATAATCCTCCTGGCACACAGGAGATGGTGCATTTTCCTCACGAGCAGCAGTGGCATATATATctcaataaatacagaaaaatgtgggGGAGAAAAGGAGTTAGCACGAGCAGCAGTAGCTAGCACCAACTGCAGAAAGTGAAACTTCAACAGCAGAAAATTAGCAAAACAATCAAGAGTGACATAACGGCAGCAAAACCTTGGATGAAAAGACGTCAACGAAACAAAAATGTCGTATAAACCATGACCCATTTAAAGCCTAAGCCTATATTATCACTTTTTCAATATATACCTATAACCTAAAGCTAAGTCTTCCTACGTACACAAACATGCCGTAGACTTTATTCATAAACATGAACTCATTATACAACCACATTACTTCTGTGCTACTCAAGTGaaaaagaataatttaaactaTGCAGCACACTACTTGTGTTAAAAAGGtgcttcttccctctctttgATCCCTcgcttcctctctgcagtctcGTATGAataaatatgtgcatgttttcgCGGCGTCTTCGGGTTTCTGCAAGGTTTAGCTCTTTCAAACAATGTGCAGGgcagaggcaggcagggagaggaggctgCTCGTTGtttcttcccttccctcctccgtTCTGTGAAGATTACGGACACACGatgacagcagcacaacataacgcaaaaaatagaaaaagtagCTTAGCGGCAGTCACGGGCTTGATGGAAATGCTGTGTGACATACTGTGCtcaacaatacaaacaatacaatGAACATGTTCTGCATTAGCTCCTGACACAATGAGACAAAATGTGCAGCGGGGACAAAAGTCAATTATAGAGAGTGGCATGTTGTATTTCAATGTTAGTAAAGTAAAGCGTTTTCTATAATAAGTACAAATGTGACTGTGGTTGTAAGGATGAGTTCTTCATGTTATACTGTCAGCGTGAGTGGATGATTGTATGTGAGTGCTTTGTCTAATGTAGCAGGTATTTATTTGACTTGAATATAAATCTTATTTTAGGGTTACATAAGATGTTGTTGTGTTGACAGTGGTGTAAGAATCGCTTACTTATCAGCAATATCACACAATTTAAAAATTCTCTTGCATGCATTCAAGGACAGACGTTATCTGCAAAACTGTAAAACTTAAAGGGGCACTCCGCCAATTTGACACATGAAGCCTCGTTGAGTACTCCTCAGCCTGTGACAACAGTTGGATAATATCTTCCGACGCTCTGGAGGGGGTTTCTTAAAGTTTTCAAAAACATAAGCTTGATGATGTCTTCAAGACAcaattgagttgcattatgggaatcCAGTATAGGATCTAGTACTTTCAGGACACTAGGGACAAAAAGTTTGAATATCTTGGcttcatgagcattcaaaacacattcGCAGTACAATCGTATTATATAACCAAAGTGTTGAAAATATACTTATATATACCTCAaattaagtgaaattaaagtacacttgAGTTAAACATCCAAATAGTGCATTACAAAGTACTtcaaaataagtaaataaataagtacaCTATTACtatacacttacaataaagtggACACTTTATAAGTACtatgaaataccactttaaatATTGCAAAATTAGTATATTAATTTTAAATACTTGTAAGTAGAACTTATTAACATCTATTTAGAAGTCCACTTTTAAAAGTATGcgtcaaacatactttaaattaagcacaaaggGTAAAAGTGGGCTTGTAATCACTTTTTTATACTTCAATTCTATTTGTAATACACTAAAGTATACTGCCCTTTGACCTGGGACCCCTTTAATCTGCAAATGAACTCGTGACTCCAGCTGTCATATGGAGCAAAACCGGTACAATATTTCCCaaaaaagtagtagtagtagtaatgtAGTCAAGTATAGCATCAAATAGAAATGCACTCAAATAAAAGTACCTAATACTTCAGTGAAGCAGGTGTCTGTCCACCGCTGGCAGTTTACACCGTACTATCTTGGTCTTCCTCattgttgctgtctgtgtcaTGTTGTTATCAGTTTACTCCGGATGGTGGAAATTACTGGAAACACCTAAACGGAGCATTTTGTCCTGACATGTCTTTAAAGAGAACAGAGCTTCCAAAGCTGGCGGCCATTTTTAGTGCCAATGAAGTTTACCAAACAACGCTTTAAAATCATTTCAGGAATATTTCCGTGTCTACATGCTGCGTTAtagttttgctgctgtgtgactggAATCTTGACTTCCACAGCTGACTTCTCCAGGCTGTGATCATTGTGGCAGTCTACTGTACGAGGAGCAACAATAGCTTCAAACAGCTTCCGTTTGCCTGAAACTTCTGTCACATAAGTGAGTTCACACACCTGCCAAGCTCCAACCGGCTGAGTAGGTGGagcctgctgttgctgttaacACACCCCAAGCAACACCCGCCTGAATACGCGCCTGAAAGCTCCTgcagaaacaagctgctgcCGTGTAATCTTTCATTATCATTTCCAGGCTGCGTTCAGTTCAGATGTAGGGCTTTTTTGTTCCCTCTGTGGCGATGGCTTGCTGCCTCTGAGTGATGGGCTGTGGGAACAGTAAGGTGCCGCCTGGGGCATCCAAGAGGGGCTACGTGAGTGTAGTGCAGTCGCTCGTGGCCTTTACTAAGGCACATGATGATGACGAGCCGAAGAAGAGTACAGAGAAGCAAAGAGGTCCGTGGTTTTGTACCAGCGTTAAGAACCTTCAACGGGCACCAAACGTCCAGCAGCAGACGCTCAAACATGGACGAAACCAGGACAGAGGTGCCAAGTACAAGGACAAGTTTGATCCACGTGTGACAGCAAGGTAAATAGTAAGGATTAATACTTCGTAGTAAGTATTATATATCGTGTTAACACATGCTGagatcattaaaatgaaaatctaCTGTATTACGTggcttttttgggggggggagTTAAACTGTGAACTGTTCCAACATCaattatgtgaaaatgtgattttgctttctgccaaaaaaaaaaaaggatttttggaaaaacaacatgttgCTCTAATCGTACTTGATGAGtgacctgcttttatctttccAATTTCAAGCAatttactgttttaaaaaagaaagagagaaaaaaagagcgGAAATGCTGAATAACTgaggctgcactgtaaacaagAGATATCATCTCAACCCTGTGAGCAACagaaccactgagcctttccaggatgctcctttcacccccaatcatgatgctatcacctgttaccaatcaacctgtttacctgtggaatgatccaaacaggtgtttttggagtgttccacaactttcccagtcttttgttgctcctctcccaacttgtctgaaacatgttgctgcatcaaattcagaataagcagatatttacaaaaaccactgaagctgatgaggtcaaacattagatATATCAGCGAATGATcacattgttttccttttttggaatcagggttgtatatattatatatagtaTTGTTTTGTTCGTATCTGATGTAAATCGGAATACTTGCATATATATTATTTGCCTGGATGACTTTGCTGCAGTAGGCTATACAACATGCAGATATCGTCCCattcatcacagctgcagctgcagtgagagACGTTGAGTGCTTTGCAACAGTGTATCATGGGATGCTTATGCTGTACAGACTCATCATTTCCCTTCTGCCCTGTCAGATACGACATCAAGGCTCTGATCGGTCGAGGAAGCTTCAGCCGCGTCGTGCGTGTGGAGCACAGGGCGACTCGCCAGCCTTTTGCCATAAAAATGATGGAAGTAGAGGCCCCAGAGGGCCGTGAGGTGTGCGCCTCGGAGCTGGCGGTGCTGCAGCGGGTGAGCCACACTAATGTGATTCAGCTGATTGAGGTGTTTCAGTTCCCGCAGAGGGTTTATATGGTGCTGGAACTGGCCACAGGAGGGGAGCTGTTGGATCGCGTCGTCAGCAGGGGCCATTTCACAGAGAGGGACGCTACCCTGGCCCTCCGGATGGTGCTGGCTGGGGTGGGATACCTGCACAACCTGGGTATCACCCACAGAGACCTGAAGCCTGAGAATCTTCTGTACTACCACCCCGGGGCCGACTCCAGACTGCTTGTTACCGACTTTGGATTGGCTACTTTTGGCGGCACAGGAGCAGGGTCTGAGGTTTCAGGCCGTGAGGGGAGCGATGGCGGAGATGATGCCGGAGCAGACAGAACTTGGTCCCTCAGAACCACGTGTGGAACTCCCGAGTACCTGGCCCCTGAGGTGTTGCTGAGGAGACCCTATTCCTGTGCAGTGGACATGTGGGCCGTGGGGGTGATCGCCTACATTGTGCTGAGTGGATCCATGCCGTTTGAGGACGACAGTCGCACACGGCTCTTCAGATCCATTGTGAGAGGAAAATACAGTTTCCATGGAGATGTAAGTTTACTGGGCTTTTCATTGCAGGTCGGAGTTTAGTTGCATTTCTTCTTTGCAAACGGATCTTCTAGGAGCAAAATAATCATATTACCAGCTCAGTATCCCGAGGAAATACATGCATATTGAATGATTCTGCACCCCACGATTGATATCCAATACCAGTGTTAGTGCACTCTATATGTAGCAAGTCAGAAACCAAGGGTGAGGAGGTTTTGATGGTGGATGGGCATGCATCATGTATATGGCTATGTAGCAGGTGCAGCTCGTGCTACAACTCAATGAGCAATTCCAAGGAACCATGGTATTTCAAGGTGCAAGTTTCTATGCAATAGCAATACAATACTTATAAAATAGATGCATTTTAATATCTTCACACAAGCATTTATTTATAGCTCAAAAACGGAGCAGCAGCCTATGCAGCAGATACTGTTAAAGCTGCTTCTCGGAAATATTCTCTCCTAGAAAAGGTGGAAGTTGCCTTTCTCTGAACGCTTACAGACGCCTTGCGCATAACGTAGACTTGATCTCTGCTTCTAGTGATGCAATTTTGAGAGTGTTTTGACACTCTTCCCAAATATTCCCTCCACTCATAGTCAAAGtggcagctttttctttttgttttgtggatgCTAACCAGAAGCTCAGGAACACAGTTTCACTTGAAAAGCTGTAGTTTTGGCCAGTTGTAGCTCTTTGGCCCGCTAAGGTTCAACCCAGTGAATAAGACTATTTGTGCTTCCACTgcctcaaaagaaaaaaaaattcaaataaacCTGCCATCTGCTGTTTCCATTTTGACATTTGGCCTTTTCCCCAAAACACAGTCTGGTTTGTTGTGTATGATGTGCATGCTTTGTGCAATTATGCATCCCTGGCAACACATCTGTTCACGTACGTCTGTTACATCTACTGACTGCACAAGAATGATGCACACCTAAAGCACCGTTATGCTATTAGAACCACCAGAAATAGCAACATTATTCCATCCTTGCCTGGTATAAGTAGAGCATTTTCAACATGTGACAGTGCAAGTGTGGTAACTTAGGTGAGTTTTTCCTCGTTCTCATCCCTTCCTCTGCAACACCGTAAAGCCCAAAACTGGATATGCGAAAGTTTGTTGTGATGTCTCGAGTTTCCGCTCGCTACGGCTCTTTGAGAATGCTTCGAAATGGGGAAAAGGCGGCCccgcattttttttttttttcctctgtcacaTAACTGAAGTGGGTATTTTTAACAGCCTATTCTGTCAAGCTCAGTGGTGAGTTTGGGCTTGTTCTTTCACGCTGATTACACCCAAGGCTGGATTATTCACTGGGTTTTAAGCCTGGCCCGATTCTCAGGGATGCAGTCTGACATTTTAGTCTGGCATACAAGAGGCTCCCTTACATAGGCCCTGGACTATTATCCCTGTGTTTACCGCTGCACTGACCACCAACTGAACAATAGTGCAAAATCCTTCTAGAGTTTATGCAAGGGcttatttcacttatttttacGGTGGCTTTCGACACAGCTCGTATGTCGGCCACACTGGTGGAGAAAAATCCCTGGGAACAAAGCTGGAAACCACATTTCATAGGACGTCAAGTGGCGCATCTTACAGCCCACTGAGATGCAGTGAAGACATCAATCTGCAAATTCATACGATGACAGTATGAAGACATCATACATGGCTGATGGACAAGCCATCAATCACATTTCCGTTTTGACAAGACACTTATTCTCCGTCATGTGCAAACATCCACCCTCTCTGATAGACTGACAACAcagttagacacacacacacacactctgataatTATGTTGTAATGTGTGATGAAGGTTCACAAGTGTCCACAAAATGTGGACCTCTGCCGCCACGAGGGTTCTTCATGTCATTCCGAAGGGTGCTCCTCTTTGCTTGAACAGCCTGAGCGAGTCCCTGCACGTATTTAACTTGACCAGAGGAGTTTCATTTGAAAGGAGCTGTCTGCCAATTGAAGTGGAACAGAGTCCTGCAAAATGCACATGATGCCGTTCATAGCAATGGGGTGTAATGATGAGAGTGACTGAAACACCAGGAATGTACTTACAGCAACATAAACACATCCAGCAAGGCTCTCTTagcaaagtaaaacatttgTGAATAAATCACAGGGACTAAGATGCTGCTTTGCCTGCAGTAACAGGGAGTAATGTCTGACTCAGGATGTTACTCCTCTGTGTGATCACATGTCAGTACAATAGGCCTGTTAGCAGTAAAAACGAAGCTGTTACTAAcaacattaacgatggctctctcctattcaagtgtcccagtcaGCCATGACAGTATGACAGGACTGGCAATACGAGGACcctaaaactgaagcagctaaatggaactcagccatcattaattttattaCCTACATGTTTGCTTTTCCTACTGCGATGTTGTCACATGAGAAACTGAAACCATAGAGCCTTTAAAAATGATCAGAGTGTTGAAATGGATCGTGGGCTGCAGGGGTATAACCTTGAATGTAGAAGGGTACAACCTGGCTAAGATAACAGCGCTAACCACTGACCCACAAAGGCTTTAACTGGCTGTCACCTGCATTTGGTGCTAATACACAATCTGCCCCCCCTGGCAGAGATGCGACAATGCACTACAATTTAGCCCAACAAGGACCAATAAATGATGAAGTGGGAGAGGAGAAACCATTTGGTAAATCAAGatgcaaattaaaacacaactattgtcattttcttttgagAAATTGCACCACTGCCTTATTAAATccctttttaatttattttggtTACCTATGAATCTGCATTTATGAATCTCCTTCAAATACTGTCTAGTTATTGGCAAGAGTGAGTTATTCATTTAAAGTCGGAGAGTCTCATTCCAAACCAGGTCAATAGGTTGCACCGTTATGTAACACACCAGTTTGTTATTCATCGATAGGAGCCGCAGAATGATGTTGTCGTGAATCAGTATTCAACAAAGACGAGTAATGAAAAAGGATTAACTTCAGGTACAATCACTTTCCCAGATGGACACAAAGATTTCGAAAGTTACTCTTCTTCTCTATTATGCAAATTAATACTCAAGGGCTGCAATTACAAACATTCTTCCCAAGTATCAGTaaccttttgtgtttgttgaagcaGAATAGGGAGAtgcagtgagtgagtgtgtgtgtgtgtgtgtgagtgtgggtgggCTGGGGATTTCAGCAGTAAGATGGACGTGAGACTCACTAAGAAATGCAAATGGCCTCTGGCACCTGCCCACGATTCAGTCTCCCCAGTACCCCCCCCCACCTTCcctcaacacacagacacgctaTGCATACATTCCCCCCCACAGGTGCAACAGCCCGTGGCCTAAAGACCTGCGCAGATTCACACTGCTGCGCTTACTCAACAGcagaggggagggtgggggatGGATGGCAGGGTGGGGGAGattggagggaaaagagaggaggggacgGAGGAAGAGCGGGTGTAGCCTCGGGGGCTTTTCGCACCTTATCACTCAATCCGTTCGCCTCGTGTAGGGCGGAGCGCTTCCCTCGCACGGAATCAGGGCATCTCATCGAACGCGTGCGAGTGTATAAGTGGatttgtgcatgtgcgtgtgtgtgtgcatgcgtggcAGCCTTTCGTATGTAAAGCACAAATCCATCATTTGAGGCGCGGCGGCAGCCTCGGTGGCAACCTCCTCTGCATTCTGCTGATTGTTATCACGACCCAGCCCAAACATCTGCACCTCTCAGCAGCAGGGCAGCCTGGGTAACGGCTGGCCCAGCCTGCCCCCTGGTGAGCGCCATGCGAACAAGCCCAGCCTCCGCTTTGCCACGGTGTGTTGTACATGACAGCCCAATCTCTCCTGCATCCGGGTATTGATGTTTTGATTACCGTGGCTTAGCTGCGAGTTTCACCTGAATTAGCAACAGGCCACCTTCC
Coding sequences within:
- the LOC121624265 gene encoding serine/threonine-protein kinase H1-like, with amino-acid sequence MGCGNSKVPPGASKRGYVSVVQSLVAFTKAHDDDEPKKSTEKQRGPWFCTSVKNLQRAPNVQQQTLKHGRNQDRGAKYKDKFDPRVTARYDIKALIGRGSFSRVVRVEHRATRQPFAIKMMEVEAPEGREVCASELAVLQRVSHTNVIQLIEVFQFPQRVYMVLELATGGELLDRVVSRGHFTERDATLALRMVLAGVGYLHNLGITHRDLKPENLLYYHPGADSRLLVTDFGLATFGGTGAGSEVSGREGSDGGDDAGADRTWSLRTTCGTPEYLAPEVLLRRPYSCAVDMWAVGVIAYIVLSGSMPFEDDSRTRLFRSIVRGKYSFHGDPWPSVSNLAKDFIRRLLPLDPTARLTADQAIHHPWVVTMAASSSVRNLHRSISQNLRQRASRSSSRGSSRTVSSADSSGVGPGKANVAGEKPKAAARQSIWTESASESHATASQRAPGASSPSN